In Paenibacillus sp. FSL M7-0420, a single genomic region encodes these proteins:
- a CDS encoding YheC/YheD family protein translates to MTAKKVQSGQSKWYKTQLLLKNETIKVFIPDTRRFNRRNLEQMIHGYGMIYIKPERGTYGMGVIRAERRERQGYMYQYEETVRRFATFEAFHHSLAARIGKRSYLLQKGIHLLKHHGRRFDIRVMVQLSPKGVWEATGIIGRLGHPRKIVTNYHSGGKPTAVEHLLSTHLSAQQLVQLKGEMNRLGVRIASQLRKTYPHHRQFGVDIGLDRALKPWIIEVNMNPDPYIFNQLKDKSMYRRVMRYRRLGLTK, encoded by the coding sequence GTGACAGCCAAAAAAGTTCAGTCAGGTCAGAGCAAATGGTATAAGACACAACTGCTGCTTAAGAACGAGACAATCAAGGTTTTTATCCCCGATACCCGGAGATTTAACAGGCGCAATCTGGAGCAGATGATACACGGCTATGGAATGATCTATATCAAGCCGGAACGGGGAACGTATGGCATGGGTGTAATCCGCGCGGAGCGGAGGGAGCGGCAGGGATATATGTATCAATATGAGGAGACCGTGCGCCGGTTCGCTACGTTTGAGGCTTTTCATCACAGTCTGGCGGCAAGAATCGGCAAGAGGAGCTATCTGCTGCAAAAAGGCATTCACCTGCTGAAGCACCACGGGCGCCGTTTCGATATCCGGGTGATGGTACAGCTCAGTCCCAAGGGAGTCTGGGAAGCTACCGGGATTATCGGGCGGCTCGGGCACCCGCGCAAAATTGTGACCAATTACCACAGCGGCGGCAAACCGACCGCAGTGGAGCATTTGCTCTCCACCCATCTGTCTGCGCAGCAGCTTGTGCAGCTTAAGGGGGAAATGAACCGCCTGGGCGTCCGCATAGCGTCACAGCTGCGGAAGACCTATCCGCACCACCGGCAGTTCGGTGTAGACATCGGACTGGACCGCGCGCTGAAGCCGTGGATTATTGAAGTGAATATGAATCCCGATCCTTATATTTTTAATCAGCTCAAGGATAAATCCATGTACCGCAGAGTCATGAGATACCGGCGTTTGGGCTTGACCAAATAA